The following is a genomic window from Bacteroidota bacterium.
CTCAATATAAGCCTCATCATTAAACATAGTAAGAGCTGCTATTTTAAGATCGGGATAATCCTCCAAAGCTTTTCGTGTTGCTTCTATACCATTCATTACCGGCATTTCAATATCCATAAAAACCATGTGGGGTTCTTTCTTCTCTAGCAACTGAATAAACTCCTTCCCATTGGCCGCTTCCCCGATCACCCGGGCATATTTGAGCTTGTTTATGACCATTTTTAAGCCATTACGGAATATCTCGTGGTCATCTACAATAATAATATCAATCATTTGCTGCGACATACTTGCTTTCTTTATCTTGTGGGCATAAATATACGAATCATTTACGATTACGACAGGGTATTAAGGTCGACCCATGCCTTGAACAGCATGCCTTGCCCGGGTTGACTCTCAAAACTAACATCTCCGTCAATGGAACGTATCCTCGACAGAATATTGTTCAAACCCATTCCCTGACTTTCGTGGTCGAATATTTCCTGCTCATCAAAACCCACACCATCGTCATGGTAGGTCAGGACTAACCTTTCATCCCTGTATTCCAGGAAAACATCCACATGAGTAGCACCGGCATGCTTTATTGTGTTGTTTATCAACTCATTGATAATCCTGTAAAATATCAGTTCAAGAGTTTTGTTCAACTTTTCCGGAATGTTCTCTGAATTAAATGTAATGCCAATTTTTTGTGTTTTGTTGATCTTACGGATGAATTCCTTTATCGCTTTAACTAAACCATATTCCTCTATAACCCTGGGTCGAAGATTGTTGGAAATGGTTCTGGTGTTTTCAATTGCTTCATCAATAATGTCAGTAGTTATACCGAATAGTTCCTGTTTTTCATTTTCATCGCTTTCATCTTTCAACTGGTTGACATAAAGCTTAATTGCGGATAAAATGGGTCCCAAGCCATCATGAAGTTCCTTCGATAACCTGGCTCTTTCTTTTTCCTCAGCATTGATAACTGCTCCCAGTATCCG
Proteins encoded in this region:
- a CDS encoding sensor histidine kinase, whose protein sequence is RILGAVINAEEKERARLSKELHDGLGPILSAIKLYVNQLKDESDENEKQELFGITTDIIDEAIENTRTISNNLRPRVIEEYGLVKAIKEFIRKINKTQKIGITFNSENIPEKLNKTLELIFYRIINELINNTIKHAGATHVDVFLEYRDERLVLTYHDDGVGFDEQEIFDHESQGMGLNNILSRIRSIDGDVSFESQPGQGMLFKAWVDLNTLS